Part of the Streptomyces sp. NBC_00457 genome, CGCTGGGAGCCGGGCAGCGTCGCCTTCTGGGACAACCGGGCCACCATCCACCTGGCGCCCAGCGACAACGTCCACCTCGATTCCCCGCGGATCATGCACCGGGTGATGCTGGCCGGTGACGTACCGGTCGGCGTGGACGGCAAGCCGTCCGAGCCCATCGTCGGGACCCAGCCCGGGCGTTGGTGAGGTCAGCCGGTGTGCGGCTGCCATCCCAGCGCCGGGCCCAGCTTCGTCGCCATGTCCGTGAGGATCTGCACGTAGTCCTCGTGCTCGAAGGTGAACGGCAGCGCGAACGCGACCTCGTCGACCTCGCGGAACGCGGCGTGTGCGTGCAGCCGTTCGGCGATCTCCGCGCTGGTGCCGACGAGGTCGGGCGCGAACATCAGACGGGCCGGGCCCTGGGGTGATGTCGTACGAGGGGTGCGCCGGTCGGCGTACTCCTCGTATCTGGCGCGCTGTTCGGGCGTGGCCGAGTCGGTGGGGATGACGACGAGGCCCTGGGAGACACGGGCGTCGTCGCCGTCGGGGTGGTGGGCGCGGAATGCGCGCACGTGAGAGAGCTGGATCTCGGCGAAGTCCGCCGGCTCATCGGGTCCTTCCGCCTTGACGACGCTGCTGGTGAGGAAGTTCATGCCATGTTCGCCCGCCCACCGCGCCGAGTTGAGGCTGCCGCCGCCGTACCACAGGCGGCGGCCCAGGCCGGGGGAGTGCGGCTGCACCCGGTCCGAGAACACCTCGAAACCCTCGACCCCGCTGAAGTCGGTGGCCGGTTTGCCGCGTACGAAGTCCAGCAGCCGGCGCACCCGTTCGTAGCCGAAGTCCTCCGTGTCGGCCGTGTCCGGGTACAGGGCCTCCTTGACCTGGTCGTAGTGCATCGGCGGGCCCACGCTGACGCCCGGGTTGAGACGGCCGCCGGACAGCAGGTCGACCGTCGCCAGGTCCTCGGCCAGCCGCAGCGGGTTCTCCCAGCCGAGCGGGATGACCGCGGTGCCGAGTTCGATGCGGCGGGTGCGCTGCGAGGCGGCGGCCAGGACGGCGACGGGGGAGGAGATGCCGTACTGGAGATGGCGGTGGCGTACCCACGCGCTGTCGAATCCGAGCCGCTCGCCGAGCTCGATGATCTCCAGGGTCGACTCGTGGCCCCGGCGCGGGTCGGCCTCGTCGAACAGCCCGATGGTCAGGAACCCGAGCTTGCACAGGGGACGTGAGGTCGGCGGCACGGGCTCCTCCAGCGTTCGTCGATCAGCTCGTACCGCGATGACAACCGGATCGCCCCC contains:
- a CDS encoding LLM class flavin-dependent oxidoreductase yields the protein MPPTSRPLCKLGFLTIGLFDEADPRRGHESTLEIIELGERLGFDSAWVRHRHLQYGISSPVAVLAAASQRTRRIELGTAVIPLGWENPLRLAEDLATVDLLSGGRLNPGVSVGPPMHYDQVKEALYPDTADTEDFGYERVRRLLDFVRGKPATDFSGVEGFEVFSDRVQPHSPGLGRRLWYGGGSLNSARWAGEHGMNFLTSSVVKAEGPDEPADFAEIQLSHVRAFRAHHPDGDDARVSQGLVVIPTDSATPEQRARYEEYADRRTPRTTSPQGPARLMFAPDLVGTSAEIAERLHAHAAFREVDEVAFALPFTFEHEDYVQILTDMATKLGPALGWQPHTG